The Saprospiraceae bacterium genome includes a window with the following:
- a CDS encoding DUF1761 domain-containing protein, with protein sequence MEINWFIILATGIIPLLVGGLWYSPMLFGNVWAKEAGVSEADLKNSNMVKIFGLTLVLGIMLAVALSGMVIHQMGVLAALGGPAVLAENAELNKEFLDFMSKHGNNHRSFGHGVLHGVMAGLFIFLPVLGVNTLFERKTLKYLLLHVGFWTICAAIMGGIICAFA encoded by the coding sequence ATGGAAATCAATTGGTTTATAATTTTAGCAACAGGAATCATTCCTTTGCTTGTTGGAGGTTTGTGGTACAGTCCGATGCTGTTCGGTAATGTTTGGGCAAAAGAAGCAGGTGTCTCAGAAGCTGATTTAAAAAACAGCAACATGGTCAAAATATTTGGACTAACGCTCGTTTTAGGCATCATGCTGGCAGTAGCATTATCCGGGATGGTTATACACCAGATGGGAGTGCTAGCTGCTTTGGGAGGTCCGGCTGTTTTAGCTGAAAATGCCGAATTAAATAAGGAATTTCTGGATTTCATGAGTAAACACGGAAACAATCACCGCAGTTTTGGACATGGTGTATTACATGGCGTAATGGCCGGACTGTTTATTTTCTTGCCGGTATTAGGAGTAAATACACTTTTTGAAAGAAAAACCCTGAAATACCTACTTTTGCATGTTGGGTTCTGGACAATCTGTGCCGCTATCATGGGTGGAATTATTTGCGCATTTGCATAA
- a CDS encoding 6-carboxytetrahydropterin synthase, whose translation MVYLTRVEKFNAAHKLWIKDWTEEENLAYFGKCANKNWHGHNYTLYVTVKGTPDPVIGFVHDAKKLSKIIRTYVTDILDHSNLNLDVSFIPEGMMPTTENMAVLIWEQLEPHIQGCTLHCIKLQETDTIFAEYYGEK comes from the coding sequence ATTGTTTATTTGACACGTGTAGAGAAGTTTAATGCAGCTCATAAACTTTGGATAAAAGATTGGACTGAAGAAGAAAACTTAGCGTATTTCGGAAAGTGTGCCAACAAAAACTGGCATGGACATAATTATACACTTTACGTCACCGTGAAGGGCACTCCTGATCCGGTAATCGGATTTGTACATGATGCCAAAAAGCTAAGTAAAATAATCAGAACATATGTGACTGACATATTGGATCATTCCAATCTGAATCTGGATGTTTCATTTATTCCTGAAGGAATGATGCCTACTACAGAAAATATGGCTGTCCTGATATGGGAACAGTTAGAACCACATATTCAGGGTTGTACTTTACATTGCATCAAACTTCAGGAGACGGATACAATTTTTGCAGAATATTATGGTGAAAAATAA
- the folE gene encoding GTP cyclohydrolase I FolE produces the protein MSYKKTEHYSPEVTLDISARYAGIITALGEDVKREGLAKTPERAAKAMQFFTQGYGQDAAEVLNSALFREDYSEMVIVKDIELYSLCEHHLLPFFGKAHIAYIPNGFVVGLSKIPKVVDVYARRLQVQERLTHEILHAIDETLKPLGVAVVIEASHMCMMMRGVEKQNSVTTTSAFTGEFRKAETRTEFLSLIDSKRR, from the coding sequence ATGTCCTATAAAAAAACAGAGCATTATTCTCCTGAAGTCACTTTGGATATCAGTGCCAGATACGCCGGAATCATTACTGCCTTGGGTGAAGATGTGAAAAGGGAAGGACTTGCTAAAACACCTGAACGAGCTGCAAAAGCGATGCAGTTTTTTACACAGGGTTATGGACAGGATGCTGCGGAGGTTCTCAATTCTGCTTTGTTCAGAGAAGATTACAGTGAAATGGTGATTGTAAAGGATATTGAGCTTTATTCATTGTGCGAACATCATTTATTACCTTTTTTTGGCAAAGCTCATATTGCTTACATCCCGAATGGCTTTGTGGTCGGACTGAGTAAAATTCCAAAAGTAGTTGATGTTTATGCAAGAAGATTACAGGTTCAGGAGAGACTGACACACGAAATTTTACATGCCATAGATGAAACTTTAAAACCATTGGGGGTAGCCGTAGTGATTGAAGCTTCGCATATGTGTATGATGATGCGAGGAGTAGAAAAACAAAACTCAGTAACTACAACGTCCGCATTTACCGGTGAATTCAGAAAGGCAGAGACAAGAACAGAGTTTTTAAGTTTGATAGACTCAAAACGAAGGTAA